A genomic stretch from Zeimonas sediminis includes:
- a CDS encoding prepilin peptidase, which produces MIEALQQSPALAVATALVLGLMIGSFLNVVIYRLPKMMEMEWEAQAAELRGEDPPAAERFDLLFPRSRCPSCGHQLGVLENVPLLSWLLQHGRCKACGAKIAARYPLVELATGLLSALAIWRFGATWAGLGAVLLGFVLIALTFIDLDTQLLPDSMTMPLLWLGLLFNLWGTYVPLQEAVIGAMAGYLSLWSVYWLFRIVTGKEGMGFGDFKLLAALGAWFGWTALPAIILLASVVGSAVGIALILFARHKREVPIPFGPYLAGAGLLALYLRDPLGALIGMR; this is translated from the coding sequence ATGATCGAAGCGCTCCAGCAGTCCCCCGCCCTGGCCGTCGCCACCGCGCTGGTGCTCGGCCTGATGATCGGCAGCTTCCTGAACGTCGTCATCTACCGGCTGCCGAAGATGATGGAGATGGAGTGGGAGGCGCAGGCGGCCGAGCTGCGCGGCGAGGACCCGCCGGCCGCCGAGCGCTTCGACCTGCTGTTCCCGCGCTCGCGCTGCCCGTCCTGCGGACACCAGCTCGGCGTGCTGGAGAACGTCCCGCTGCTCAGCTGGCTGCTGCAGCACGGGCGCTGCAAGGCCTGCGGCGCGAAGATCGCGGCCCGCTACCCGCTGGTCGAACTGGCCACCGGCCTGCTCTCCGCGCTGGCGATCTGGCGCTTCGGCGCGACCTGGGCGGGGCTTGGCGCAGTGCTGCTCGGCTTCGTGCTGATCGCGCTGACCTTCATCGACCTGGACACCCAGCTCCTGCCCGACAGCATGACGATGCCGCTGCTGTGGCTGGGCCTGCTGTTCAACCTGTGGGGCACCTACGTGCCGCTGCAGGAGGCGGTGATCGGCGCGATGGCCGGATACCTGAGCCTGTGGAGCGTCTACTGGCTGTTCCGCATCGTCACCGGCAAGGAGGGAATGGGCTTCGGCGACTTCAAGCTGCTGGCCGCGCTGGGCGCCTGGTTCGGATGGACGGCGCTGCCGGCGATCATCCTGCTCGCCTCGGTCGTGGGCTCGGCGGTCGGAATCGCGCTGATCCTGTTCGCAAGGCACAAGCGGGAGGTGCCGATTCCCTTCGGACCCTACCTGGCGGGCGCCGGCTTGCTCGCGCTCTACCTGCGCGACCCGCTGGGCGCGCTGATCGGCATGCGTTGA
- the lpxC gene encoding UDP-3-O-acyl-N-acetylglucosamine deacetylase: protein MMRQRTIRSLVRTTGVGLHSGERVELVLRPAAVDTGIVFRRVDLDPPVEIRSEASRVTDTRMASTLTAGDAGDAAQVRVATVEHLMSALAGLGIDNLYVDVTAGEIPILDGSAGSFVFLVQSAGIVEQAAAKKFIRVLEPVEVREGDKWARLEPHFGFRLRFSIEFGHPAIDATVQEVEVDFAETSYVRDVARARTFGFMQDVEYLRAHGLAKGGSFGNAIVMDEYRVLNADGLRFGDEFVKHKILDAIGDLYLVGHPLLASYTAHKSGHALNNQLLRALLGRREAWEIVSFSERREAPKFFALDWAHA from the coding sequence ATGATGCGACAACGCACGATCCGCTCGCTGGTGCGAACCACCGGCGTAGGCCTGCACTCGGGCGAGCGGGTCGAGCTCGTGCTGCGCCCCGCGGCCGTGGACACCGGCATCGTCTTCCGGCGGGTCGACCTCGATCCGCCGGTCGAGATCCGCAGCGAGGCGTCGCGGGTCACCGACACCCGGATGGCCTCGACGCTCACCGCCGGCGATGCCGGCGACGCCGCGCAGGTCCGCGTGGCCACCGTCGAGCACCTGATGTCGGCGCTGGCCGGGCTCGGCATCGACAATCTCTACGTCGACGTCACCGCCGGCGAGATCCCGATCCTCGACGGCTCGGCAGGCTCCTTCGTGTTCCTGGTCCAGTCGGCCGGCATCGTCGAGCAGGCGGCGGCCAAGAAGTTCATCCGCGTGCTCGAGCCGGTCGAGGTCCGCGAAGGCGACAAATGGGCGCGGCTCGAGCCGCACTTCGGCTTCCGGCTCCGGTTCTCGATCGAGTTCGGCCACCCGGCGATCGACGCCACCGTCCAGGAGGTCGAGGTCGACTTCGCCGAGACCTCCTACGTGCGCGACGTCGCGCGCGCCCGCACCTTCGGCTTCATGCAGGACGTCGAGTACCTGCGCGCCCACGGCCTGGCCAAGGGGGGCAGCTTCGGCAACGCGATCGTCATGGACGAGTACCGCGTGCTGAATGCCGACGGCCTGCGCTTCGGCGACGAGTTCGTCAAGCACAAGATCCTCGACGCGATCGGCGACCTGTACCTCGTCGGCCATCCGCTGCTGGCCTCGTACACCGCCCACAAGTCGGGCCACGCGCTGAACAACCAGTTGCTGCGCGCGCTGCTCGGGCGCCGCGAGGCCTGGGAGATCGTCAGCTTCTCCGAGCGCCGCGAGGCGCCGAAGTTCTTCGCCCTCGACTGGGCTCACGCCTGA
- the secA gene encoding preprotein translocase subunit SecA translates to MQKFLTRIFGSRNQRMLKGYRKTVAQINALEPSLTALSDEQLAAKTVEFRQRVANGETVDALLPEAFAVCREAARRVLGMRHFDVQLIGGMVLHSGKIAEMRTGEGKTLTATLAVYLNALAGKGVHVVTVNDYLASRDAEWMGRLYRFLGMSVGTILSQQATADKKEAYAADITYGTNNEFGFDYLRDNMEYSVGDRRQRGLHYAIVDEVDSILIDEARTPLIISGQAEDHTEMYVRINQVPKLLAEMPHEPKSGEPDPPGHYWVDRKAHQVYLSEAGHEKAEEILAQMGMLGGGASLYDPANIGLMHHLMAALRAHTLFHRDQHYVVQNGEVVIVDEFTGRLMPGRRWSDGLHQAVEAKEGVAIQAENQTLASITFQNYFRMYGKLAGMTGTADTEAYEFQEIYGLETIVIPTHRPMIRQDRQDQVFRTAGEKYNAILADIEDCHERGQPVLVGTTSIENSELLSGMLAAKKLPHQVLNAKQHEREAAIVAEAGRPRAITIATNMAGRGTDIVLGGNAEKQIDHIRDDESLPEAEKTARIDKIRGEWQALHDQVIAAGGLHIIGTERHESRRIDNQLRGRSGRQGDPGSSRFYLSMDDPLLKIFAGDRLKAIMDRLKLPEGEAIEAGMVTRSIESAQRKVEARNFDIRKQLLEYDDVANDQRKIVYSDRNSLLESEGIAERITDLRHAVFGALFRQFVPEESVEEQWDVAGLQKLLETDWQIEAPLTQMLAERPELTDEDLLAEVLKAADAHYRAKVELVGEEAFAGFERSILLQTIDQHWREHLSALDYLRQGIHLRGYAQKNPKQEYKREAFELFNLMQQRIRDDVTRILMTVRIQSAEQVEQAEEAVQPHYSNVNYTHADFGQAAAASAEADPESVAIAVQHAPESQPSGQQPVRRFGDKIGRNDPCPCGSGKKYKQCHGRLA, encoded by the coding sequence ATCCAGAAATTCCTCACCCGGATCTTCGGCAGCCGCAACCAGCGGATGCTGAAGGGGTATCGCAAGACCGTTGCCCAGATCAACGCGCTGGAGCCCTCGCTCACCGCGCTGAGCGACGAGCAGCTCGCCGCCAAGACCGTCGAGTTCCGCCAGCGCGTCGCCAACGGCGAAACCGTCGACGCGCTGCTTCCCGAGGCCTTCGCGGTCTGCCGCGAGGCGGCGCGGCGCGTGCTCGGTATGCGCCACTTCGACGTGCAGCTGATCGGCGGCATGGTGCTGCACTCGGGCAAGATCGCCGAGATGCGCACCGGCGAGGGCAAGACGCTGACCGCCACCCTGGCGGTGTACCTGAACGCGCTGGCCGGCAAGGGCGTGCACGTGGTCACGGTGAACGACTACCTCGCCAGCCGGGACGCCGAGTGGATGGGGCGGCTCTACCGTTTCCTCGGCATGTCGGTCGGCACGATCCTGTCGCAGCAGGCCACCGCCGACAAGAAAGAGGCCTACGCGGCCGACATCACCTACGGCACGAACAACGAGTTCGGCTTCGACTACCTGCGCGACAACATGGAGTACTCGGTCGGCGACCGCCGGCAGCGAGGGCTGCATTACGCGATCGTCGACGAGGTCGACTCGATCCTGATCGACGAGGCGCGCACGCCGCTGATCATCTCGGGGCAGGCCGAGGACCACACCGAGATGTACGTGCGGATCAACCAGGTGCCCAAGCTCCTGGCCGAGATGCCGCACGAGCCGAAGTCCGGCGAGCCCGATCCCCCCGGCCACTACTGGGTCGACCGCAAGGCGCACCAGGTCTACCTGTCCGAGGCCGGCCACGAGAAGGCCGAGGAGATCCTCGCGCAGATGGGCATGCTGGGCGGCGGCGCCAGCCTGTACGACCCGGCCAACATCGGGCTGATGCACCACCTGATGGCCGCGCTGAGGGCGCACACGCTGTTCCACCGCGACCAGCACTACGTGGTGCAGAACGGCGAGGTGGTCATCGTCGACGAATTCACCGGGCGGCTGATGCCGGGCCGGCGCTGGTCCGACGGCCTTCACCAGGCGGTCGAGGCCAAGGAAGGCGTCGCGATCCAGGCCGAGAACCAGACGCTCGCGTCGATCACCTTCCAGAACTACTTCCGGATGTACGGCAAGCTGGCCGGCATGACCGGAACGGCCGACACCGAGGCCTACGAGTTCCAGGAGATCTACGGCCTGGAAACCATCGTGATCCCGACGCACCGGCCGATGATCCGCCAGGACCGCCAGGACCAGGTCTTCCGCACCGCCGGCGAGAAGTACAACGCGATCCTCGCCGACATCGAGGACTGCCACGAGCGCGGCCAGCCCGTGCTGGTGGGCACGACCTCGATCGAGAACTCGGAGCTGCTGTCGGGCATGCTCGCCGCCAAGAAGCTGCCGCACCAGGTGCTCAATGCCAAGCAGCACGAGCGCGAGGCGGCGATCGTCGCCGAGGCCGGCCGGCCGCGGGCGATCACCATCGCCACCAACATGGCCGGCCGCGGCACCGACATCGTGCTGGGCGGCAACGCCGAGAAGCAGATCGACCACATCCGCGACGACGAGAGCCTGCCAGAGGCCGAGAAGACCGCGCGAATCGACAAGATCCGCGGCGAGTGGCAGGCGCTTCACGACCAGGTGATCGCGGCCGGTGGCCTGCACATCATCGGCACCGAGCGCCACGAGTCCCGCCGCATCGACAACCAGCTGCGCGGGCGTTCCGGCCGGCAGGGCGACCCGGGCTCCTCGCGGTTCTACCTGTCGATGGACGACCCGCTGCTCAAGATCTTCGCCGGCGACCGCCTGAAGGCGATCATGGACCGGCTGAAGCTGCCCGAGGGCGAGGCGATCGAGGCCGGCATGGTCACCCGGTCGATCGAGTCGGCGCAGCGCAAGGTCGAGGCGCGCAACTTCGACATCCGCAAGCAGCTGCTCGAGTACGACGACGTCGCCAACGACCAGCGCAAGATCGTCTATTCCGACCGCAACTCGCTGCTCGAGTCCGAGGGCATCGCCGAGCGGATCACCGACCTGCGCCACGCGGTGTTCGGCGCCCTGTTCCGCCAGTTCGTGCCCGAGGAGTCGGTCGAGGAGCAATGGGACGTCGCCGGGCTGCAGAAGCTGCTCGAGACCGACTGGCAGATCGAGGCGCCGCTCACGCAGATGCTGGCCGAGCGCCCCGAGCTCACCGACGAGGACCTGCTCGCCGAGGTGCTGAAGGCGGCCGATGCGCACTATCGCGCCAAGGTCGAGCTGGTCGGCGAAGAGGCCTTCGCGGGCTTCGAGCGCTCGATCCTGCTGCAGACCATCGACCAGCACTGGCGCGAGCACCTGTCGGCGCTCGACTACCTGCGCCAGGGCATCCACCTGCGCGGCTATGCCCAGAAGAACCCCAAGCAGGAATACAAGCGCGAGGCCTTCGAGCTGTTCAACCTGATGCAGCAGCGCATCCGCGACGACGTCACGCGCATCCTGATGACGGTGCGGATCCAGAGCGCCGAGCAGGTCGAGCAGGCCGAGGAGGCGGTGCAGCCGCACTACTCCAACGTCAACTACACGCACGCCGACTTCGGCCAGGCCGCCGCGGCCTCTGCGGAGGCCGACCCGGAGTCGGTCGCGATCGCGGTCCAGCACGCCCCCGAGTCGCAGCCTTCCGGCCAGCAGCCGGTGCGCCGCTTCGGCGACAAGATCGGCCGCAACGATCCCTGCCCCTGCGGTTCCGGCAAGAAGTACAAGCAGTGCCACGGCCGGCTCGCCTGA
- a CDS encoding Nudix family hydrolase: MTAGRSPVDVAVGVVIRADGAVLFGQRLAGKPYAGWWEFPGGKLEAGETVTEALARELHEELGIDIEGSSPWVVREHVYPHAHVRLHFHRVERWRGEPRSREGQALRWQRPDSIEVAPLLPAAIRVVGWLRLPQALAISAASDLGDEAFLRALDARLDAAPCVLQLREPGMAAARFDALFREARARCERRGARLVVNSAHPASYWRAAGGVHLRAADLMRLERRPDLRWVGASCHDEAELARACALELDYALLGPVLPTASHPGTPGIGWEGFARVGAPTAIPVFALGGLDWADAPAARRAGAHGVALRSAAWR; encoded by the coding sequence ATGACGGCCGGCCGGTCGCCGGTCGACGTCGCGGTCGGCGTGGTGATCCGTGCCGACGGGGCGGTGCTCTTCGGCCAGCGCCTCGCCGGCAAGCCCTACGCCGGCTGGTGGGAGTTTCCCGGGGGCAAGCTCGAGGCCGGCGAAACGGTCACCGAGGCGCTGGCCCGGGAGCTTCACGAGGAGCTCGGCATCGACATCGAGGGTTCCTCGCCCTGGGTGGTGCGCGAGCACGTCTACCCGCACGCGCACGTCAGGCTGCACTTCCATCGCGTCGAGCGCTGGCGGGGCGAGCCGCGCTCGCGCGAGGGGCAGGCGCTGCGCTGGCAGCGGCCCGACTCGATCGAGGTCGCGCCGCTGCTGCCGGCGGCGATCCGCGTCGTCGGCTGGCTGAGGCTGCCGCAGGCCCTGGCGATCTCGGCGGCGTCCGATCTCGGCGACGAAGCCTTCCTGCGCGCCCTGGACGCGCGCCTGGACGCCGCGCCTTGCGTGCTCCAGTTGCGCGAACCGGGCATGGCGGCCGCGCGCTTCGACGCGCTGTTCCGGGAGGCGAGGGCACGCTGCGAGCGCCGCGGCGCGCGCCTCGTCGTGAACAGCGCCCACCCGGCCTCGTACTGGCGGGCCGCCGGCGGCGTGCACCTGCGCGCGGCCGACCTGATGCGGCTCGAGCGTCGGCCCGACCTGCGCTGGGTCGGCGCGTCGTGCCACGACGAGGCCGAGCTCGCCCGGGCCTGCGCGCTGGAGCTCGACTACGCGCTGCTCGGCCCGGTGCTGCCCACCGCGTCGCACCCCGGCACGCCGGGGATCGGCTGGGAGGGATTCGCGCGGGTCGGGGCGCCCACGGCGATCCCGGTCTTCGCTCTCGGCGGCCTCGACTGGGCCGACGCGCCGGCGGCGCGCCGTGCCGGCGCGCACGGAGTCGCGCTCAGGAGCGCGGCCTGGCGTTGA
- the zapD gene encoding cell division protein ZapD: MILYEYPLNERVRTLLRLEDLFERLDTFARREHPLDHHVALITLFEILDVSARADLKSDLLQELERQRQALVAFRSSPDVAVDMLDRVLSQIDAAGAGLGAITGRTGQHLRDNEWLMSIRSRVIIAGGACEFDLPSYHAWQHRPADVRQRDIAGWAAPFRALHDSLAIVLNLLRESAQRSRLTARQGSFQQSLGGRTWQMVQVRLDESLGAIPEISANKYLLWIRFTSQDGDLRPRPFEADVDFELALCNL; encoded by the coding sequence TTGATCCTGTACGAGTACCCGCTTAACGAACGCGTCCGGACCCTGCTGCGGCTCGAGGATCTCTTCGAACGCCTCGACACGTTCGCGCGGCGAGAGCATCCGCTGGACCATCACGTCGCGCTGATCACGCTGTTCGAGATCCTCGACGTCTCGGCGCGCGCCGACCTGAAGTCGGACCTGCTGCAGGAACTGGAGCGCCAGCGCCAGGCCCTGGTCGCCTTCCGGTCCAGCCCCGACGTGGCGGTCGACATGCTCGACCGGGTGCTTTCGCAGATCGACGCCGCGGGCGCCGGGCTGGGCGCGATCACCGGTCGCACCGGACAGCACCTGCGCGACAACGAATGGCTGATGAGCATCCGCAGCCGGGTGATCATCGCCGGCGGCGCCTGCGAATTCGACCTGCCCTCGTACCACGCCTGGCAGCACCGGCCGGCGGACGTCCGCCAGCGCGACATCGCCGGCTGGGCGGCGCCGTTCAGGGCCTTGCACGACAGCCTCGCGATCGTGCTGAACCTGCTGCGCGAGAGCGCGCAGCGCTCGCGGCTGACCGCCCGGCAGGGCAGCTTCCAGCAATCTCTCGGCGGGCGCACCTGGCAGATGGTGCAGGTCAGGCTCGACGAGTCGCTCGGCGCGATACCCGAGATCAGCGCCAACAAGTACCTGCTGTGGATCCGCTTCACCAGCCAGGACGGCGACCTGCGCCCCAGGCCCTTCGAGGCCGACGTGGACTTCGAGCTGGCGCTCTGCAACCTGTAG
- a CDS encoding DciA family protein, with translation MQHAFRPGSSRPIQTLLDSDPALRQLARQVEDLVALQRALQEASAGAPVTVSGLAGGTLTVVVPSAAWATRLRQSEPSLLAALARQGMRVERLKIRPQRQARAAAPAAPPKAPVPAGALAALDALRAGVGPSPLQEALDRLIARHRGSSPALRPGGARR, from the coding sequence ATGCAGCACGCCTTCCGACCCGGGTCTTCCCGGCCGATCCAGACCTTGCTGGACAGCGATCCGGCGCTGCGCCAGCTCGCCCGGCAGGTCGAGGACCTGGTCGCCCTGCAGCGCGCCCTGCAGGAGGCCAGCGCCGGCGCGCCGGTCACCGTTTCGGGACTCGCCGGCGGCACGCTGACCGTGGTGGTGCCCAGCGCTGCCTGGGCCACGCGCCTGCGCCAGAGCGAGCCTTCGCTGCTGGCCGCGCTGGCGCGCCAGGGAATGCGGGTGGAAAGACTGAAGATCCGGCCGCAGCGCCAGGCAAGGGCGGCGGCGCCGGCCGCGCCGCCGAAGGCGCCGGTGCCGGCCGGCGCGCTGGCCGCGCTCGATGCGCTCCGGGCCGGGGTGGGCCCGTCGCCGCTGCAGGAAGCGCTCGACCGGCTGATCGCCCGCCACCGAGGCTCGAGCCCGGCGCTCAGGCCTGGAGGCGCTCGACGATGA
- the coaE gene encoding dephospho-CoA kinase (Dephospho-CoA kinase (CoaE) performs the final step in coenzyme A biosynthesis.): MDRGRFLVGLTGGIGSGKSTVADMFAAHGVPIVDTDAVAHALTAPGGAAIPAIREAFGEAVIAEDGALDRAAMRTIVFGDAAARRKLEAILHPMIGHCCELMIEEATGPYTIVVVPLLVESGRWRERVDRLLVVDCPVETQIARVMQRNRFERAQVEAIIATQATREARLAAADDVVDNGGDAESLAPQVDALHRRYLELAGQRA; encoded by the coding sequence ATGGACAGAGGACGATTCCTGGTCGGCCTGACCGGCGGCATCGGCAGCGGCAAGAGCACCGTGGCGGACATGTTCGCCGCTCACGGCGTGCCGATCGTCGACACCGACGCGGTCGCCCACGCGCTGACCGCGCCCGGCGGCGCGGCGATCCCGGCGATCCGCGAGGCCTTCGGCGAAGCGGTGATCGCCGAGGACGGCGCGCTGGACCGCGCGGCGATGCGCACGATCGTCTTCGGCGACGCGGCCGCGCGGCGCAAGCTCGAGGCGATCCTGCACCCGATGATCGGCCACTGCTGCGAACTGATGATCGAGGAGGCCACCGGGCCCTACACGATCGTGGTCGTGCCCCTGCTCGTCGAGTCGGGCCGCTGGCGCGAGCGCGTCGACAGGCTGCTGGTCGTCGACTGCCCGGTCGAGACGCAGATCGCCCGGGTCATGCAGCGCAACCGCTTCGAGCGCGCGCAGGTCGAGGCGATCATCGCGACCCAGGCCACTCGCGAGGCGCGGCTCGCCGCAGCCGACGACGTGGTCGACAACGGCGGCGATGCCGAGTCGCTCGCGCCGCAGGTCGACGCGCTGCATCGTCGCTACCTCGAACTCGCCGGCCAGCGCGCATGA
- a CDS encoding DNA gyrase inhibitor YacG, giving the protein MTVTVDCPTCGRKADFSPANRWRPFCSERCKTADLGAWASEAYRISGDARDDAASSDEGEAAAFNARPRS; this is encoded by the coding sequence ATGACCGTCACGGTCGATTGCCCCACCTGCGGCCGCAAGGCCGACTTCTCGCCGGCCAATCGCTGGCGTCCGTTCTGCTCGGAACGCTGCAAGACCGCGGACCTGGGCGCCTGGGCCTCCGAGGCCTACCGGATCTCCGGCGACGCCCGCGACGACGCTGCCTCGTCCGACGAGGGCGAGGCGGCCGCCTTCAACGCCAGGCCGCGCTCCTGA
- the argJ gene encoding bifunctional glutamate N-acetyltransferase/amino-acid acetyltransferase ArgJ, whose amino-acid sequence MPVNLVTPARESLLPVAGVEIGTARAAIRKQGRRDVLVMRLAEGSTVAGVFTTNRFRAAPVRVCQEHLAGSGGAIRALLVNTGCANAGTGEPGLANARRSCELLGQALGFAADRVLPFSTGVILEHLPMDRLSAGISAAVADLGAGDWLDAAEAIMTTDTIPKGESAQVSIGGRTVTVTGISKGAGMIRPNMATMLGYMATDAAIAQPLLERWVREIADRSFNRVTVDGDTSTNDSLVLVASGASGASVASESDPGAAELKAALLAVAQKLAQALVRDGEGATKFITIDVEQAASPEEAAAVAYAIAHSPLVKTAFFASDPNLGRILAAIGYSGVADLDVDRIEVFLDEVHVATRGGRHPDYREEDGQRVMKQSEIRVRVLLARGEHATTVWTCDLSHDYVSINADYRS is encoded by the coding sequence ATGCCCGTGAATCTCGTTACCCCCGCTCGCGAGTCGCTGCTGCCGGTCGCCGGCGTCGAGATCGGCACCGCGAGGGCCGCGATCCGCAAGCAGGGCCGGCGCGACGTGCTCGTGATGCGGCTCGCCGAAGGCAGCACCGTGGCCGGCGTGTTCACCACCAACCGCTTTCGCGCGGCGCCGGTCCGCGTCTGCCAGGAACATCTCGCCGGTTCCGGCGGCGCGATTCGCGCGTTGCTGGTCAACACCGGCTGCGCCAATGCCGGCACCGGCGAGCCGGGGCTGGCCAACGCGCGGCGCAGCTGCGAGCTGCTCGGCCAGGCGCTCGGCTTTGCCGCGGACAGGGTGCTGCCGTTCTCGACCGGCGTGATCCTCGAGCACCTGCCGATGGATCGCCTGTCGGCCGGCATCTCCGCGGCGGTCGCCGACCTCGGCGCCGGCGACTGGCTGGACGCCGCCGAGGCGATCATGACCACCGACACGATCCCCAAGGGCGAGTCGGCGCAGGTCTCGATCGGCGGGCGAACGGTCACGGTCACCGGCATCTCGAAGGGCGCCGGGATGATCCGCCCGAACATGGCCACGATGCTCGGCTACATGGCGACCGACGCGGCGATCGCGCAGCCCCTGCTCGAGCGCTGGGTGCGCGAGATCGCCGATCGCAGCTTCAACCGGGTCACGGTCGACGGCGACACCTCGACCAACGATTCGCTGGTCCTCGTGGCCAGCGGCGCAAGCGGCGCGTCGGTCGCCAGCGAGTCGGATCCCGGCGCCGCCGAGCTGAAGGCGGCCCTGCTGGCGGTCGCCCAGAAACTCGCGCAGGCGCTGGTTCGCGACGGCGAGGGCGCGACCAAGTTCATCACGATCGACGTCGAGCAGGCGGCCAGCCCCGAGGAGGCCGCCGCCGTGGCCTACGCGATCGCCCATTCGCCGCTGGTCAAGACCGCATTCTTCGCCTCCGACCCGAACCTGGGCCGGATCCTGGCCGCGATCGGCTACAGCGGCGTCGCCGACCTCGACGTCGACCGGATCGAGGTCTTCCTCGACGAGGTCCACGTGGCGACCCGCGGCGGCCGTCATCCGGACTATCGCGAGGAAGACGGCCAGCGGGTGATGAAGCAGTCCGAGATCCGGGTCCGGGTGCTGCTCGCCCGCGGCGAGCACGCCACCACCGTCTGGACCTGCGACCTCTCGCACGACTACGTTTCGATCAACGCCGACTACCGTTCCTGA
- a CDS encoding peroxiredoxin has product MTIKVGDKLPEATLHEFIEVEGNGCSIGPNAFKVSDLVRGKKIVVFGLPGAYTPTCSAQHVPGYLKQHDALKAKGVDEIWCVSVNDAFVMGAWGRDQQCGGKVRMMADGSGEFTRAIGLELDLSARGLGVRSQRYAMLVEDGVVKSLDVEAPGKFEVSSADAMLARL; this is encoded by the coding sequence ATGACGATCAAGGTCGGCGACAAGCTGCCGGAAGCCACGCTGCACGAATTCATCGAAGTCGAGGGCAACGGCTGCTCGATCGGCCCGAACGCGTTCAAGGTCTCGGACCTGGTTCGCGGCAAGAAGATCGTCGTCTTCGGCCTGCCCGGCGCCTACACGCCCACCTGCTCGGCCCAGCACGTGCCGGGCTACCTGAAGCAGCACGACGCGCTGAAGGCGAAGGGTGTCGACGAGATCTGGTGCGTGTCGGTCAACGACGCGTTCGTGATGGGCGCCTGGGGCCGCGACCAGCAGTGCGGCGGCAAGGTCCGCATGATGGCCGACGGCAGCGGCGAGTTCACCAGGGCGATCGGTCTCGAGCTCGACCTGTCGGCCCGCGGCCTGGGCGTGCGCTCGCAGCGCTACGCGATGCTGGTCGAGGACGGCGTGGTCAAGTCGCTCGACGTCGAGGCGCCCGGCAAGTTCGAGGTATCGAGCGCCGACGCCATGCTGGCGCGCCTCTGA
- a CDS encoding ATP-binding protein, with translation MSASASPLDRLVDRATALLDRLESMIPAAAEPDWDAAIAFRWRRRQTALGVQSFLQPVGQVATIQLDDLQNIDDQKEAIARNTRQFVEGLPANNVLLTGSRGTGKSSLIKACLNEWAPGGLRLIEVDKDDLVDLPDIIGLVSGRPERFIVFCDDLSFEEGEAGYKALKVALDGSVAAQSDNLLIYATSNRRHLMPEYMAENLEAKYQEDGEIHPGERTEEKISLSERFGLWVSFYPFRQEEYLAIVGHWLASFGCGQREIAAARADALRFALERGSRSGRVAWQFAKDWAGQHGRTARRAKSRAKPRAA, from the coding sequence ATGTCCGCCTCCGCCTCCCCGCTCGATCGGCTCGTCGATCGGGCCACCGCTCTGCTCGACCGCCTCGAGTCGATGATCCCCGCCGCCGCCGAGCCCGACTGGGACGCGGCGATCGCCTTCCGCTGGCGCCGGCGCCAGACCGCGCTGGGCGTGCAGTCCTTCCTGCAGCCGGTCGGGCAGGTCGCCACGATCCAGCTCGACGACCTGCAGAACATCGACGACCAGAAGGAGGCGATCGCGCGCAACACCCGGCAGTTCGTCGAGGGCCTGCCGGCGAACAACGTGCTGCTGACCGGCTCGCGCGGCACCGGCAAGTCGTCGCTGATCAAGGCCTGCCTGAACGAGTGGGCGCCTGGCGGCCTGCGGCTGATCGAGGTCGACAAGGACGACCTGGTCGACCTGCCGGACATCATCGGCCTGGTGTCCGGGCGCCCCGAGCGCTTCATCGTGTTCTGCGACGACCTGTCCTTCGAGGAGGGCGAGGCGGGCTACAAGGCGCTCAAGGTGGCGCTCGACGGCTCGGTGGCGGCGCAGTCCGACAACCTGCTGATCTACGCCACCTCCAACCGCCGGCACCTGATGCCCGAGTACATGGCCGAGAACCTCGAGGCCAAGTACCAGGAAGACGGGGAGATCCACCCCGGCGAGCGCACCGAGGAGAAGATCTCGCTGTCCGAGCGCTTCGGCCTGTGGGTTTCCTTCTATCCGTTCCGCCAGGAGGAGTACCTGGCGATCGTCGGCCACTGGCTCGCAAGCTTCGGCTGCGGGCAGCGCGAGATCGCCGCGGCCCGCGCCGATGCGCTGCGTTTCGCGCTCGAGCGCGGCTCGCGCTCCGGCCGGGTCGCCTGGCAGTTCGCGAAGGACTGGGCCGGCCAGCACGGCCGCACCGCGCGACGCGCCAAGTCCCGGGCCAAGCCGCGCGCGGCATGA